One region of Bombus affinis isolate iyBomAffi1 chromosome 5, iyBomAffi1.2, whole genome shotgun sequence genomic DNA includes:
- the LOC126916385 gene encoding protein PRRC2C isoform X1: MSTLSGLVSKGEKGKSKFQSLDINSLYRVSRGESLEQHQQKNTLPRKHGMQSLGKVPSARRPPANLPSLKSEHSSNDPAVSLVPSGGSGWATTKESTTTTTATTTTTVTASDTSTANSSTAQCVTGTITTSLHSLLPGQQNTSQSSYSSDVNSKSSWSAIMSRSGDGTVSGGQQQSQQQQQQQQQQQQTASRELSAQYGPGPSLRPQTEGSWIQGGSRTASGAGIATTGSGSGSSGVQAPPLNITGSGGHTDISAGGRQNLVQSPNMGMGQGGPHNSSNSQNVVSSSSHQIGPNLHHYRGLIPPFMYRGNFSGGFPSQFPANTSSGAPRPRFNYPSERFPPPSVRQQERERVPEEEIITRPIIKEEDLTRMDDISRDAGWAAHDDIDYNQKLAFSDDEPDPEPSKKDERKDNKEEKIEENSTDDKEKTRDNRETHDNRDLKESREQVTHRSWTQNTLSRDYRGSNGSGSYSGQSQLHSVHSLRGVEDDEAWNERRRLKVVEVASAVERARQRKEEEEKRYQESTRQAAAKKLQDLEQKLKEKQANESKGLISVPPVPIPVPEWERERENRERERSEGKDEKSLNRELRETRDGPKDNRDSRDQLISDFRQGDRQSFTRQDSIRSERDRERDRDRDQRDTRDRELHASSSRYYKTNLPPRFQKQQAEKINAGLNRVFPNTERSTTQSVPFSQQYDPGRWVHSHSSLIDNNLKASSSHGASQRRSRTDSDISTSMDDDRPPSRDYRGSLLRDDRYRHSSHRPYDTRKSGGYYDEYTRSCRDHDYDDRHSRDSWERERYFDDTKDRDSKDSIESRDNRETRDIRDNRTTRDTRDAREIRERDNKDKKDYDNYIKDPFDDRNRERDRERDRERDRERDRERDRDRERERERERDRDQRERSESTEWREERIIQDRMIDNRRDIQREERIERNERPQRPDSRDSRASRESKTSLRDDDSHKLRDCSSWVNEVVDYEENKRDVYHEDIRERERERERRQPPGPVTKERIEADELKNEKRNLTQLKRASSDQDKKDQTKELSSTMEAKKEMDVWNRKVDRVNENNRVMERGDNSPKAWADDVSPTFEKEEEKTSEPIKNDKDSEDLKQNFEKLSLEKREDTLNEDEAVEQQVKEDKREKNIRNRTSSGGSNSRVRDSRGGRQWGSTYSVYARGWRGPETRGRRGGPRAATRPASARSGSYGHTDSENSADEVSGSTESGKEEKKSARSPKPNQKVEKEERSREAIVSGRDEKRADYSQSQRSEKRTYDSKVSREGFAPSGEPSRRGRGSSFRIRSTTATGSRMEGYGPPSSKSPFSSERNIDEKQNSMRQNPSTPTPEKEVNSLLPSQNESADDKIIAKQQALTAGITGKRAKSPNQQSQQTQQSCNKQDTSHTSSNAPSQKVQVTRKEESRSKRTRSGSRRGRDNRELRYRGSGSNVSKQTSSDVGNEDWETTSENSEDHAEDHKESRNSRNKQFSARASTGSNQNVVASNVHSRRNEQTGNNREQREKNVKSSNTASRAPGAEKRNLQNSSFANQKNHSSSIPPLIQTVQVQNGRSRNQTSGSNSTTSSKSMIKDSTVNRIDEIKLSDPNLVSQTLNDINKRSQGKEKKAIIDCEMETNNCTEDSPNIVEDKVDSDGFQEVRSKKNVKESRHGQKEETKPLKREKEKDRERDRSKSKANGGSQQTTSLQQIQSIPPLLGQTIPQPANMVQKQYDRTLRSQKLAPRFQKQRLAKQQQQQQQQMCASEPNDATKINNSSNNFGKESSSGGPAPPPSVNAWDKPFTTSQLQSNSPSAVPTDIQLITGLSTQSEHGHIHSHEVNEQTNSGNSSQRNSPNGEKNAGKSLKDQLIEKSSVSDVSSPPVQTLIFENTNYSKTTKAGPSDLAVKTKFPNHIKAQQQRVEKRTDLEEEGNTAATIQQQQQQQQQQSLPVAFSNKPSDLIKDKNQEPIQMPLSFNKNEDNADMKLDFTFDSDLSQLTEDKSKSLGMTRSMHMATGQNTISPSTAELNLKIASVKKVWENAPMPTVVEHEDGNVVNTANTFPQAFESTDVDDSYSPHQQYNQNNMKNEITTSTNVCKLVPPQVKPQQQSSGSSSGQSGSTVPGPSPIGAGQSPIGHPPVSLQGPLSPPPFNSTGQPSHINYQEFPQYPGSQAAQYGSMSAIPSPPAVLFNTGSGQLPAQAGGLYGAFQLDQSRSPFTQYPPYAPSLQNSFSQQNVYLQQPPPPPPHAPNAPTPDMYQSNLSQYRITAAAAPPFGQNQQLSNNPNTVLISSSSNSLMSASVKPSSQPIGAIGTKAPHFQAPSAPQPNPLTYIPYDPNQVLGVSGSYMGNSQLVQRPGPNVQASANSYYSATSADVFPGSQTGFYQPGGATQQTGTHYGLQGFGQHSQSLATGSAAPVGLQNFSSGFLSSSGLQIAAAAQQFRNPTGGLPGPANTGPTFLSKHQPQEQPRQLKSPSGNQQDVLASVFSSTPQIPSPKSRNCKQQSSSQQPQPSPTQHHKYQQYQGVSQSTLILQQNIRGMGMPPRAGIQPSQQRYPPPIQRPVVPFTPGPNPNNPTQQQQQQPNCMPSQQQQQQVQINRHRPNLHQQQQQQRNMKMQQQYYSTQGNVKMDTNEKTDSHNDKINDGSSGAQQGGAKPNVNSQDNDNKEEVNQQNE; the protein is encoded by the exons aaacGGCAAGTCGGGAATTAAGTGCGCAATACGGACCTGGACCAAGTTTACGGCCTCAAA cggaAGGAAGTTGGATACAAGGTGGAAGTCGTACAGCCAGTGGTGCAGGAATAGCAACTACAGGTTCTGGAAGTGGGAGTTCAGGGGTCCAGGCCCCCCCTTTGAATATCACTGGATCAGGAGGACATACCGACATATCTGCTGGCGGGCGACAGAACTTGGTCCAGTCTCCCAACATGGGAATGGGCCAGGGAGGCCCTCATAATTCTTCAAACAGTCAGAATGTTGTGAGTTCTAGTTCTCATCAAATTGGTCCAAATCTACATCACTACAGAGGACTTATTCCTCCATTT ATGTACAGAGGAAATTTTTCTGGTGGATTTCCTTCTCAATTTCCGGCAAATACAAGTTCTGGTGCACCTAGACCTCGATTTAATTATCCCTCAGAACGATTTCCTCCTCCGTCTGTTCGTCAACAAGAACGCGAACGTGTTCCTGAAGAAGAAATTATTACACGACCAATTATTAAAGAAGAAGATCTTACTCGAATGGACGATATTTCTCGCGATGCTGGCTGGGCAGCACATGACGATATTGATTATAATCAAAAGCTTGCCTTCAGCGACGACGAACCTGATCCTGAACCTTCGAAAAAAGATGAAAGAAAAGACAATAAGGAAGAAAAAATAGAGGAAAATTCAACAGATGACAAAGAGAAAACAAGAGATAACCGAGAAACTCACGATAATCGAGATTTGAAGGAATCAAGAGAGCAAGTAACTCATCGTTCGTGGACTCAGAATACTTTATCCCGTGATTATCGTGGTTCGAACGGGTCTGGTAGTTATAGCGGTCAGTCACAACTGCATTCGGTGCATTCTTTAAGAG GTGTAGAAGATGACGAAGCGTGGAACGAGAGACGCAGACTGAAAGTTGTTGAAGTAGCGTCGGCTGTTGAACGCGCTCGACAacgaaaagaagaggaagaaaaacgaTATCAGGAATCAACTAGACAAGCGGCAGCTAAAAAATTGCAAGATTTAGAGCAAAAGTTGAAGGAAAAACAAGCTAATGAATCTAAAGGTTTAATAAGCGTTCCACCAGTGCCTATTCCAGTTCCCGAGTGGGAACGAGAAAGGGaaaacagggaacgtgagcgaTCCGAAGGAAAAGATGAAAAGTCACTGAACCGTGAATTACGTGAAACTAGAGACGGTCCAAAAGATAACAGAGATTCACGTGATCAGTTAATATCAGATTTTCGACAAGGGGATCGACAGAGTTTCACGAGACAAGATAGTATTCGTAGTGAACGTGATAGAGAACGAGACCGCGATCGTGATCAAAGGGATACGAGAGATCGTGAGCTACATGCTTCATCTTCGCGATATTATAAAACTAATTTACCACCCCGATTTCAAAAGCAACAGGCGGAAAAAATCAATGCTGGTCTTAATCGAGTTTTTCCTAATACCGAAAGATCAACTACGCAATCCGTTCCATTTTCTCAGCAATACGATCCTGGTAGATGGGTTCATAGTCACAGCTCTTTAA TAGACAACAACTTAAAAGCATCATCATCACATGGAGCGTCACAACGCCGAAGTAGAACAGATTCAGATATTTCCACTTCGATGGATGATGATCGACCTCCATCCCGAGACTATCGTGGTTCTCTACTTCGAGACGATCGATATCGTCATTCTTCTCATCGACCGTACGATACACGCAAATCAGGTGGTTACTACGATGAGTATACTCGCAGCTGTAGAGATCATGACTATGATGACAGACATTCTCGTGATTCCTGGGAACGTGAAAGATACTTCGATGATACTAAAGATCGAGATTCAAAGGATAGCATAGAGTCCAGAGATAACAGAGAAACTCGTGATATTCGTGATAATCGTACAACCAGGGATACCCGAGATGCCAGAGAAATTCGTGAGAGAGATAACAAGGATAAAAAGGATTATGATAATTATATAAAG GATCCCTTTGATGATCGTAATCGTGAACGTGATCGCGAACGTGATCGCGAACGTGATCGCGAACGTGATCGTGAACGTGATCGCGACCGTGAGCGCGAACGTGAACGAGAACGAGATCGCGATCAAAGAGAAAGATCGGAAAGTACTGAATGGCGCGAAGAACGTATCATTCAAGATAGAATGATTGATAATCGTCGTGATATACAAAGAGAAGAACGTATAGAACGCAACGAACGTCCGCAAAGACCAGATTCTCGTGATAGTCGTGCTTCTCGAGAATCAAAGACATCTTTGCGAGATGATGATTCGCACAAATTGCGAGACTGCAGTTCCTGGGTAAATGAGGTTGTCGATTATGAAGAAAATAAACGAGATGTCTACCATGAAGATATCCgagaaagagaacgagaaaGGGAACGACGACAACCGCCAGGACCTGTGACTAAAGAAAGAATAGAAGCAGATGAATTGAAAAACGAAAAGCGTAATCTAACTCAATTAAAACGAGCAAGTTCCGATCAAGATAAGAAAGATCAGACGAAAGAATTATCGTCGACTATGGAAGCGAAGAAAGAAATGGATGTTTGGAATAGAAAGGTCGATCGAGTTAATGAAAACAATCGAGTAATGGAAAGAGGTGATAACTCGCCAAAAGCCTGGGCGGATGATGTTTCTCCGACGttcgaaaaagaagaagaaaaaacttCAGAACCTATTAAGAACGACAAGGATTCGGAGGATTTGAAGCAAAATTTCGAGAAGTTAAGTTTAGAAAAAAGGGAAGACACGTTGAACGAAGATGAAGCGGTGGAACAACAGGTGAAGGAAGATAAACGAGAGAAAAATATTCGGAATAGAACTAGCAGTGGCGGATCAAATTCCAGAGTGCGTGATTCTCGAGGTGGACGTCAATGGGGCAGCACCTATAGCGTGTATGCACGAGGTTGGCGTGGTCCAGAAACAAGAGGACGAAGAGGTGGACCTAGAGCCGCCACTAGACCAGCTTCTGCTAGAAGTGGTTCATATGGACATACGGATTCGGAAAATAGCGCTGATGAAGTGTCTGGCTCAACAGAGTCTggcaaagaagagaagaaatcgGCTAGATCACCAAAACCTAATCAAAAAGTAGAAAAAGAAGAACGCAGTCGTGAAGCAATAGTGTCTGGTCGAGATGAAAAACGGGCCGACTATTCTCAATCACAACGCAGCGAAAAACGAACTTACGATAGTAAAGTAAGTCGTGAAGGTTTTGCACCTTCGGGTGAACCATCTCGCCGTGGTCGAGGAAGTAGTTTCCGAATTCGAAGTACGACTGCTACCGGCAGCCGAATGGAGGGATATGGACCTCCATCTAGTAAGAGTCCGTTTTCGTCCGAGCGCAATATTGATGAAAAACAAAATTCTATGCGACAGAATCCTTCAACGCCTACTCCGGAAAAGGAGGTAAATTCTCTGTTACCGTCACAGAACGAATCTGCAGACGATAAAATTATAGCAAAGCAACAGGCACTTACTGCTGGAATAACTGGAAAGCGTGCCAAATCTCCAAACCAGCAGTCTCAACAAACTCAACAATCTTGTAATAAGCAAGATACAAGTCACACGAGCAGCAATGCTCCTTCTCAAAAGGTACAAGTTACAAGAAAAGAGGAATCTCGCTCAAAAAGAACTCGCAGTGGAAGTAGAAGG GGTAGAGATAATCGTGAATTGCGTTACCGTGGCAGTGGTAGTAACGTATCGAAGCAAACATCTTCGGATGTAGGAAACGAAGATTGGGAAACCACGTCCGAGAATAGCGAGGATCACGCAGAGGATCACAAAGAGTCACGTAACAGTCGTAATAAACAATTTTCTGCGCGTGCAAGCACGGGTAGTAATCAAAATGTCGTAGCATCAAACGTGCATTCACGTAGAAATGAACAGACAGGAAACAATCGGGAACAACGAGAAAAAAATGTTAAGTCTTCCAATACAGCGTCTCGGGCGCCTGGCGCGGAGAAACGAAATCTACAGAATTCCAGTTTCGCCAATCAGAAAAATCATTCCAGCAGCATTCCGCCGTTGATACAAACGGTTCAAGTACAAAACGGAAGATCGAGAAATCAAACTTCTGGTAGCAATTCGACAACGTCGAGTAAATCAATGATAAAGGATAGTACGGTGAATCGTATAGATGAAATAAAGTTAAGCGATCCTAATTTAGTTAGTCAAACTCTCAATGATATCAATAAGAGATCCCAAGGAAAGGAGAAAAAGGCTATAATCGATTGCGAAATGGAAACGAATAATTGTACGGAGGATAGTCCTAACATCGTTGAAGATAAAGTTGATTCAGATGGTTTCCAAGAGGTTCGTTCAAAGAAGAATGTAAAAGAATCTAGACACGGCCAAAAAGAAGAGACTAAACCTTTGAAACGTGAAAAGGAGAAAGATAGAGAACGCGATCGTTCTAAGTCGAAAGCAAATGGGGGTTCACAGCAAACGACTTCATTGCAACAAATACAAAGCATACCACCTTTGCTTGGTCAAACCATTCCACAACCAGCAAATATGGTACAAAAACAATATGATAGAACTTTACGAAGCCAAAAGCTTGCGCCCAGATTCCAAAAACAGCGCTTAGCtaaacagcagcaacagcaacagcaacaaatGTGCGCATCTGAGCCAAACGACGCAACTAAAATCAATAATTCATCAAATAATTTCGGTAAAGAATCATCAAGCGGCGGCCCTGCGCCTCCACCATCTGTAAACGCTTGGGATAAACCGTTTACAACGAGTCAATTACAATCGAATTCTCCATCGGCTGTTCCTACTGACATCCAGTTGATAACTGGTTTATCTACGCAGAGCGAACATGGTCATATTCACAGCCACGAAGTTAATGAGCAGACAAATTCTGGTAATAGTAGCCAACGAAATTCACCAAATGGCGAAAAAAATGCTGGAAAAAGTTTGAAAGATCAATTGATTGAAAAAAGTTCAGTCTCTGATGTTTCTTCACCACCTGTGCAAACGTTAATTTTTGAGAATACGAATTATTCAAAAACTACCAAGGCTGGTCCTTCTGATTTAGCAGTAAAAACCAAATTTCCGAATCACATAAAAGCTCAACAACAACGTGTTGAAAAACGCACAGATTTGGAAGAAGAAGGTAATACCGCTGCCACCAtccagcaacaacaacagcaacagcagcaacaaagTCTACCTGTGGCATTTTCAAATAAACCAAGTGatttgataaaagataaaaatcaaGAGCCGATACAAATGCCTCTTTCGTTTAATAAAAACGAAGATAACGCAGATATGAAATTAGATTTCACCTTTGATTCAGATCTCTCTCAATTAACCGAAGACAAAAGTAAAAGCTTAGGAATGACCCGATCTATGCACATGGCTACTGGCCAAAATACTATTTCACCTTCTACGGCAGAGCTTAACTTAAAAATTGCATCGGTAAAAAAAGTATGGGAAAATGCACCTATGCCAACCGTAGTCGAGCACGAGGATGGTAATGTTGTCAATACAGCTAATACTTTCCCTCAAGCGTTTGAAAGTACGGATGTTGATGACAGTTACAGCCCTCATCAACAATACAATCAAAATAACATGAAAAATGAAATAACTACTTCAACGAATGTGTGCAAG CTGGTTCCCCCGCAGGTGAAGCCGCAGCAACAATCCTCGGGCAGCAGCAGTGGTCAGTCTGGTTCAACGGTTCCAGGGCCAAGTCCTATTGGAGCAGGTCAAAGTCCTATAGGGCATCCTCCTGTCAGTCTCCAAGGACCATTGAGCCCACCTCCATTCAATTCCACGGGACAACCTTCTCATATTAATTACCAG gaGTTTCCCCAATATCCAGGATCTCAAGCTGCGCAATATGGTAGCATGTCTGCTATACCTTCTCCGCCAGCCGTGTTATTTAACACTGGCTCCGGTCAACTTCCAGCTCAAGCAGGTGGTCTTTATGGAGCGTTTCAGTTAGACCAGAGCCGATCTCCTTTCACACAGTATCCACCATATGCGCCATCTCTTCAAAATTCGTTCAGTCAACAGAACGTTTATTTGCAACAACCCCCACCTCCGCCTCCGCATGCACCGAATGCGCCAACTCCGGATATGTATCAAAGCAATCTTTCACAGTACCGGATC ACCGCAGCTGCTGCTCCGCCATTTGGACAAAATCAGCAGCTTAGTAATAATCCAAATACAGTTCTTATTAGCTcttcttcaaattctttgatGTCAGCCAGTGTGAAGCCATCCTCTCAACCAATTGGAGCTATCGGAACTAAAGCTCCTCATTTTCAAGCACCGTCTGCTCCTCAACCAAACCCA ttaacGTACATACCATATGATCCAAATCAAGTACTCGGCGTGAGTGGCAGTTACATGGGCAATTCCCAATTGGTACAGAGACCCGGTCCGAACGTACAAGCCTCGGCTAATAGTTATTATAGCGCAACTTCGGCTG atgtATTTCCCGGATCGCAAACAGGTTTTTATCAGCCAGGGGGTGCTACACAGCAAACCGGTACTCATTATGGACTTCAGGGATTTGGTCAGCACAGCCAAAGTTTGGCAACTGGCAGTGCTGCTCCTGTTGGACTCCAAAACTTCAGCTCAGGCTTTTTATCTAGTTCGGGGTTACAGATTGCTGCAGCAGCTCAGCAGTTTCGTAATCCGACAGGAGGACTACCTGGACCAGCAAACACAGGCCCTACTTTTCTTAGCAAACATCAACCACAAGAACAGCCTAGACAATTAAAGAGTCCATCGGGGAATCAGCAAGATGTGCTTGCATCAGTTTTCAGTTCTA CACCACAAATTCCATCTCCGAAATCAAGAAACTGTAAGCAGCAATCTTCATCTCAACAACCACAACCTAGTCCAACGCAACATCACAAATATCAACAGTATCAAGGTGTTAGTCAGTCAACTTTG ATTTTACAACAAAATATTCGTGGCATGGGCATGCCACCACGTGCTGGAATTCAACCATCGCAACAAAGATATCCACCGCCCATTCAGAGACCAGTTGTTCCATTTACACCGGGTCCAAATCCGAATAATCCTacgcaacaacagcaacaacaacctAATTGCATGCCGtcgcaacagcagcaacaacaagtTCAAATAAACCGCCACAGACCGAATTTGCatcaacagcaacaacagcaacgaAATATGAAGATGCAACAACAATATTATTCTACTCAAG gAAACGTTAAAATGGACACAAATGAAAAGACAGATTCGCACAATGATAAAATCAACGATGGTAGCTCTGGTGCTCAGCAAGGAGGCGCTAAACCAAACGTAAATTCACAAGACAATGACAATAAGGAAGAAGTGAATCAACAAAACGAGTGA